The following nucleotide sequence is from Calditrichota bacterium.
TTCATTCAATANNNNNNNNNNNNNNNNNNNNNNNNNNNNNNNNAAAATTGAAACTTAAATTAAGATAAATTAAATTTAATATCAAAACAAGTTAGGAACTGTTAGCTAACTGTTAGCTAACAATTTTCAAAATAATTTTAAGATTTTGCAATTTTTTATTGCTAATTATGTGAAAAATTTTTATTTTCTAAAAAAGAGGCACGAAGATGATCGACAATTCAACCGAAAAAGCTATTCTGGAAAAGATCATTAGTAGCAAGGCATTTGACAAGACGGATAAATACAGCCAGTTGTTAACCTACCTCGTTAACTGTTCAATTCGCAACAAAATCCCAAAAGAATATTCCATTGCTGTTGATGTGTTTGACAAAGACAAAGATTTCGATCCATCGCTGGATACCATTGTCCGCTATTACATGCATCGATTGAGAAAAAAATTAAATGAGTATTACTCCGATGAGGGCAGAAGTGATAAAATTAAGCTGGTGATTCCCAAAGGGCATTACGAGGTTAAATTCCTTCGTAACTCCAAAACGCCGGTTAAATTTTGGCAAAATTTCACCCGCAAAGACTGGGTTTTTGTTTTTACCATTGTCTTTTTGTGTTTATCTGCATTACTATCATATCACAGATATTTATCCCTGACAAAAATAGCACGCGTAATTGACCATCCCATTGACATTGATGATCCGATTTGGTCTGTTTTTTTTGAAAATCAACTGCCGACGATACTTTTCATTGGGGATCATTTTTTGGTCCGGGAGTATTATGATGATTCAGGCGGGTACCGGGAACAAATCGATTATTCAATTACGACCAGAGCAGAGTTCAATCGATTTGTCAGTCTTCATCCGGATCGCAAACTACTAAAACTTGATCATGGATCACTTCCGCATAATAGCATTTTTAATCTTTACGATATTGAACATGTATTTTATTCTTTCAATCAGCGCCCTGAAATTCAATTCACTTCCGAGAACATGTCAAAACAAACGGATTTGCCAGCCATCGTCGACCACAACATCATTTACATGGGCGGATTCAGAAATCTGCGCCAATTGAGCTCAGTTATTGCGAAGATTCCTGTCGAATTTAAGTACACAGACACTTTTTCCGGAGAGATCCGTGTTCGCGATGAGGACTCTGACTCGCTGCTCATTTTTAAGACCAGAAAATTAGAAGAAGGAAATTATTTGGATTTAGGTCTTATTGCCAAATTGCCGGGGCCTAACTCTGAAAATTATCTCTTTTTCATCGGATTTGCTTATCCTACACAGATTGAGACAGTGCGCATGATGAGCCGTCAGGAATCATTGACAAAATTGTACAATCAAACTAAAAATCAATACAAAAATTTCCCGGAATATTTTTACATGATTATTGAAGCAAAAAGTTTTGAATATGCCGCTCAGGAAACGACTATTAAATACTTGAAAGAAATCAAGAGAGAATAACGTACAAGTTAGAAAATTGACAATCTTTTTTTCTGTAAATTAATTGCTATTCTCTCTTTCTTCCAAACTCCTCTTTTCCGTTTTCTCTTTGCGGGCTACTTTTTTTCCTTTCCTTCAAACGCCGAATAAACCACCGGCACCACAATCAACGTCAAAAACGTCGAAGTCGTCAAACCACCAACAACCACAGCGCCGAGCGGCTGAAGGGCTTCGCCTCCTTCGCCTAAACCAACCGCAATGGGGAGCATGGCAAAAATTGTCGTCAGCGCTGTGATCAAAATAGGCCTCATGCGAACGGTTCCGGCTTCAACGATGGCGTCATTTTTAGAGTAACCGCGCGCCCGAAGTTGGGTGATGTAATCAATGAGCAAAATGCCGTTATTTACCACGATCCCCACCAGCATAATTGAACCCAGCAGCGCGTTCATGCTCAAAGCGGCGCCGAAAATGACCAGTCCCAGCAAAACGCCGATCATCGCCAGCGGAATGGTCATGGCGATAGTGAACGGGTGCTTGAACGAATTAAATTGTGTTCCCATGACCACGTACACCAGAAAAATTGCAATCAGCAGCGCCGTCATCAAACTGCTGAAAGAATCTCTGATCGCTTTCGATTGTCCGCCGAAAGTAATGTAGTAATCGCGGGGAAGATGCAGTTGCAAAACTTTTTGCTTTACGTCTGCCGCAACCTTTCGCTGAGAGCGTCCCAAAACATCTGCTTTGATTTCCACAACACGCTGTTGATCAAACCGCTTGATCTGGCTCGGCGCTCGCTCCAGCGAAACCGTCGCCACAGCACTCAACGGCACAGTTACTCCCTTCGGCGTCGCCAACGGCAAATTGAGAATATCATTGATGGACTGAGCTTGCTTTTCGTTCAATTTAACGCGGATATCATATTCCTTGCCGTAACTACTGAGCTTCGTAATCGCGGCGCCCAACAAAGCCGTGCTCACGTTTCCGGCAATCTGGGTCGTACTCAGTCCCAAGTCTGCCGCGCGAACCCGATCCACGTTAATGTTAAATTCTGAAAATCCTTCCTGAATGGAGCTTTTCAAATTCACAATTCCCGGAATGGGTTGAATCTTCTCCATCGCGCGTTGCCCGATTTCTTCCAGCACTTGCAAATTATCCCCGACAATCCGCACATTGACCGGCTCGCGTTTCATTCCCTCAGTCACCTCGATTTGTCTGACGCGCACCTGCGTACCTGGAATTTCTGTCCATTGGCGACGAATTTCATCCATGAGCGAAGCGATTTGTGAGTAAAATTCCTTTTTCAATTTTATGTTTATCATTCCGTAATTTGGTTTGAGCTCTCCTCGGGCGGACGCCACGCCGATTGTGGTGTAAAGCTGTTCGATTTCCTTTTTTCCGGCGAGGTCGTGCTCAATTCTCTTTATCCACAAATCTGTTTTTTCAATTGTCGAACCTTCCGGCAGCACTAATTCCACGCGAAATTCGCCCTGATTGATTTTGGGCATCAATTCCACATCCAGCAGCGGCATCAGAACCATAATGCTGACGATGAAAATTAAAATCGCCATGAAAATCGTCAACAATTTGTGGCGCAGACTCCAGGAAATCGTTTTTCGGTAAATGCTCAGCATCCGCTCGAACAGCGCCTGCCAGCCACGAAGGAAAAATCCCAATTTTGACTGGCTAATTTCCGGCTTCATCAGGCGATAACTGAGCATGGGAACAATGGTCAACGCCACAATAATTGAGAGCGAGAGAGCAAAAACAATGGTCAACGCCAACTCTCCCAGCAACACCGCGAACAAGCCCATCAAAAATGCCAGGGGAAAAAACACCACCACCGATGTCAAAGTCGATGCTGTGATTGCGATGCCGACTTCGCTGGTGGCGTCCACGACAGTTTTCAGCCGATCCTGCGAGTTATTTTCTCGCAGGTGTCGATAAATATTCTCTATCACCACCACCGAAGAGTCCACGATCATGCCGACGCCCAGCGCTAATCCGCCGAGAGAAATTGTGTTAATCGTCAGCCCAAAAGTGTCGATCAGAAAAAATGTCCCGATGATGGAAATGGGAATGGAGAGCACAATGATCAGCGTATTGCGCAAATTTCCCAGAAAGAGCAGCAAAATGATCGACGCCAGTATCGCTCCGATGGCGGCATTTCTGACGACATTTTGAATGCTATTTTTGATAAAAACAGATTGATCTTGAATAATCGTCATCTGAATATCTTTGGGCAAAACCTTTCTAATTTTTTTCAATTCATCTTTCACTTCATCGCACATGGTGACGGTGTTTCCGCCGCTTTTTTCGCGCACAGCCAAACCGACCATCGGCTCGCCGTTCAAACGAATAATTGTCTGGCGCTCTTTGTTTTTCAAATGAACTTTTGCCACATTTTTCAATCGAATGGGCTTTCCGTTAGGCGCGGCAATGATCAAATTTTCGATATCGTCAATTTCTTTGAATTTTCCCGTTGTACGCACAAAATAATTTTTTCGCCCCGTCTTCAGTTTTCCGGCAGGGAGATCCATATTTTCCGAAGCCAAAATCCCTGAAATTTGACTTAAACTTAGACCATAAGCGGCTAACTTTCCGGCGTCCACTTCCACGGCGACTTCCTGATCAAAACCGCCAAAAATCTGCACCGTCGCCACATCCTTCAGGCGCAAAAATCTATTTTTCAAGTTCGTTTCCACAAAATCCTTGATCTCATTCAAATCGCGGGTATCGGAACGAAAACCGAGCTCGATCCCCGGCGGCAGAAAATCCTGCACTTGCAGCACCTTCGGCTCCAAAACACCGCGAGGAAATCGACTACGCGCCTTGTTTGTCCGCTCCTGCACTTTGACCTTTGATTCCTCAAAATCAATTCCCCAACCAAAGCGAACGTAAACCTGACACAAACCTTCCATGCAGGTCGTCTCAATTTCTTCCACGCCATCAATGGTGCTAAATTCTTCTTCGAGAGGTTTGGCTAATTGCTCTTCAATTTCCTCGGGGCCGGCACCCGGATAAGGCGCCATCACGATCAACGTCGGCGCAACAAACTCGGGCCAAAACGACACCGGGATGCGCGGGATGGAAATAATTCCCAAAAATACAACGCTCAATGTAAAAAGAATCGTACCAACGTTCCTTTTGATACTTATCTCTGCCAATTTCATTTTATTTTTCCTCGATAATTTTTACCAGAGTTCCGTCGGAAAGCATATTTTGTCCCATGACGACAACCAGATCGTCGGTTTTGAGATCGCCGGTGACTTCCACCATTGAATCTAAAAATTCCCCGGTCGCCACCTTCACTAATCTGGCGCGATTATTTTCCACGACAAACACAAAGCGCTCCACGCCGCTTTTGACAACCGCGTCGAGAGGAACCACCAGCCCTGTGCGAGAGCCGGTCGCTAATTTTGCTCGAGCAAACATTCCCGGACGCAGCCGATGATCACCATTTTTCAGCGCCACTTTCACCGGCAACATGCGCGAACGCGAATCCACCACCGGGCTGATTTCCCGAATTTTTCCTTGGAAAGTTTCTCCAGAAAAAGCATCCAGCATCAGCGACATGCTCATTCCGTGCTTTATTTCAGACAGATATTTTTCCGGCACATTAAGTCTGACATCGACCGGGTCAAGTCGGCTGATTTCGTAAGCTGGCGTTTGCATACTTACCCGATCGCCGACGTCCACCGCGTCGCGGGTAATAATGCCAGAAACAGTAGCATTGATTTTCACGTTGGCGTATTCCATGCCCGGAATATCCTGCTTCACTTCTGCCAAAACCTGATCTTTTTTCACCTGCTCCCCGCTTTTGACAAATTCTTTGACGACCAAACCATTTGCTCTCGGAAAAACAGTTACTTTGTAGCGCGGCGCCACTTCGCCGGTAATGAGAATTGTGGCGCGTATCGTTTGTTCGCTCACTTTTGCCACATAGACAGGAATGGCTTCCTCTTTCTTCACCTGAGCAGATTCATTACTTTTTTTACCGCAAAAAGAAAGCGAAAGCGCTAAAATCATAATCAGAAAAATTAACTTGCGCATCTATTTTCTCCTTTGAATTTATTTTCAAAATTTCCAGAATTAATTTTCAGAATTATTGAATAGCAAATTCAAACCAGGAAAAATCTTCCACCGCCTGACAGATCGCCAGCTTTGCCATGATGTGATTGAAAATCGCCTGCACATAAAGCAGTTCCGCCTGATTGAGCATTTGCTGCGCGTCCAGCACATCCAGCGATGCGACCAGTCCGTCGCGGTACTGGATTTCCGCAGTTTTCAGCGTCTCACGGGAAAGGCGAATATTTTCTTTCTGCGCGGAAATTTTGGCTTCCGCCTGGCGCAGGGCAATAATTGCTTCGCGCAATTGCAGCTTGATCATCTCTCGCGCTTCTTTTTCCTGCTCCAGTAAAACCTCATAATCGAGCCGCGCCTGTTCCACCTTTTTGGAAGTAGCAAATCCGTCAAAAATGGGAAAACTGAGCTGCACGCCGGCATTGTAATTGTCGACAAATTTTTCCGGATCCATGGGATCGAAACCATTGGTGACGTTGTAGCCGGAAAACAAAAACAAATTCGGTTTGTTGCCGCTGTTTGCCAATTGAATCTGCGACCGGGACATCTGTTGACGCAAATGCAACCCTGCCAGATCGGACCGTCGCGAAAGTGCCTTTTCGATCAATTTTTTCTCGTCAAAATTCACCGGTTCAAAACGAATCGAATCCGCAAGCACAATTTCCTTTTCATCTTTTCCGATCAATTTTCCCAAATAGATGAGGCTTTTTTGCAAATTTCCCTCGGCGTCCTGCAATTGCGTTTTAGCATTTTTCAGTTGAACTTCCGCCTGCATCATTTGCAAACGCGGCACGATGCCGGCGTCAAATTTTTTCCTGCTGACCTCAAAATGGTGCTGCGCACGCTTGACATTTGATTCGTGCAGGCGAATCACTTCCTCATTCAGCAGCACGGAAAAATAGCCCTGCAAAACCTGCGCGGTGAGCGATAAACGTTGCTGCCGCCGCTGAATTTTCGAGAGTGACGCTCCTGCCTGAGCCAATTCAATGGTGCTGCTGACTCTCCCCCAGGTAAACAGCGGCAATTGCAGTTTCACATCGACGTTCACGCGATTAGGCGTGCCGAATCGGATTTTTTTTATTTCGCCGCCAGGCCCCATGGGAATGGAAAAAGAAGTGATTTTGCCAATTCTGGTGTACAAACTGCTCAAAGAAATACTCGGCAGCCGCTGCGCCTTTGACTCCGCCAGCGCTGCGGAAGCTGATTTCACCGCGTAATTTGACGCTTTCAGCAAATGGCTCTTTTCAAAAGCCATTTCGAGGCAATCCTTCAGCGCCACTTTTGATTGGCTAAAAACTAATGACGATGAAGAAATTAAAATAATTACTAAAAGAACCAACTTCGTTTTTCGCATGGCACACTCCTGCCTTTTGCATTTTCTTTCAAGAACTTAATTCCGTGAAATGATATTTGTCCACGATCCGTTGAATTTGTTCGAACGAGTCGACTAACCGTGTTTGATCTTTTTCGTCCAAAATTTCCAGAATAGTGCGATAATAATCTTTGATGCGTTCCCGCTGAGTCTGAATGAGCTTTTTCGCACGCGGGGTCAGAATAAGTCTCGTTTTGCGCTTGTCTTCCGGGTCTTTTTCTCGTTTTAACATCTGCTGCTGCACCAGACGGTCGATAATTTCACTGGCGCTACTTTGCGCAATATTCAATTGCTGTTTCAATTCATTGACGCTCAGAGAGTCAAAGTGATGAACCACCATTAAAACGCGAAATTGCGCCAGAGAAAAATCAGATACGCGCGATACATCCACCGCGATATTGTGAAAAAAATGCATCACTGAAATGAACGATTTGTAAAATCGCTCCATATTTTCATTAAGTGTTTTGTCCATTTACATCTCGCAATCTATCGTTTTCCGATATATCGGTTTCCGATAAAATACAAAATTATTTTTTCATTGTCAAGTTTTTTTTACCAAGATATGAGAGGCTCCAAATTTTCTGTCTCAATTAAACTATTTTTTTATTAGAGTCATTGCGCCTTGGTGGTTTAAAAAATTAATATCCACCCCTTTTGCGAATCAGAAAAAATTTAAATTTGATTTGACATTTACTTTCAAAAATCTTATCTTAATTTAATGTTCTACTGTAATTCACACCTACCAAAGAATCAGAATTTCTCTGCGATCAGGAGAAAAAAATGTCCGCAAATAAACCGGAAATTTTAACGACAACAGTTGGCTCGTATCCTGTACCGGCATGGCTGGCAGCAAATCCGTCGGAACAAGCTCTGATTGACGCCATTCGCGTTGTCGTTGACACGCAGCGTCAGGCGGGAATTGATTTGCCCACCGACGGCGAACTCTATCGCTTCGACATCAATCACCCGGAAACCAACGGCATGATCGATTACTTTGTCCGCCCTCTCGGTGGGATTCGGACGCAGATCGGTCGGACTGATTGGATTGAATTTTCTCGCAGAAGGACCATGGGATTTCGCCTGCAACCCGCCGGCGTCGTGGAATCAGAAATCGAAGAAGGAAGTCTGAATTTGTACCGCGATTGGTTGCGCACCTATCGCATCGCCGGAAAAAATTTCAAATTTACGCTCACCAGTCCCTACATGTTGGCGCGCACTTTGCTGGATCGCTACTACAAAAATTTTGAAAAACTCACCTTGCGCCTTGCTGACGTACTTGCCGAGCAGGTGCCAGATTTGCAATGCGCCTGCGTGCAAGTGGACGAAGCCAACATTACCGGCAATCCCGAAGACGGAGACCTCGCCGCTGAGGCAATCAATCGCATTCTCGACAAAGTTCGCGTCGAGAAAGCGGTGCATTTCTGCTTTGGCAATTACGGCGGCCAGACTATCCAGCAGGGGAACTGGAAAAAATTGATTCGTTTTCTGAATCAGCTTCGCGCTGATCATTTGGTGCTGGAAGTCGCCCATCGCCCGGAAAGCGATTTGGACGTTCTACAAGAAATTGATCAAAAAATCGCTCTGGGAATCGGCGTCATCGACATCAAAGTCAACCATGTCGAGACTCCCGAAGAAGTGGCGCGACGCATCGAATACGCCGCTGAAAAATTGGGACAAAAGCGCATCGCTTACGTGCATCCTGACTGCGGCTTTTGGATGCTCAAACGCAGTATTGCGGACAGAAAAATTGTCAATCTGGTCAAAGGAAGAGATTTATTTCTGGGAATTTAGTTGAAGAGGGAAATTGGGGTGGTTCCGAAGAAATCAAAAAATAGCGAAAAACACTCACAAAGCCAAGAAGGAGACCCTCACAATGGCAAAAAGAATTCTCTCACTGCTCGTTCTTCTGATGCTGATTTCCAACATTCACCTTTTCGCACAGGACAGGCAAATCGTGAT
It contains:
- a CDS encoding MarR family transcriptional regulator; its protein translation is MDKTLNENMERFYKSFISVMHFFHNIAVDVSRVSDFSLAQFRVLMVVHHFDSLSVNELKQQLNIAQSSASEIIDRLVQQQMLKREKDPEDKRKTRLILTPRAKKLIQTQRERIKDYYRTILEILDEKDQTRLVDSFEQIQRIVDKYHFTELSS
- a CDS encoding TolC family protein, giving the protein MRKTKLVLLVIILISSSSLVFSQSKVALKDCLEMAFEKSHLLKASNYAVKSASAALAESKAQRLPSISLSSLYTRIGKITSFSIPMGPGGEIKKIRFGTPNRVNVDVKLQLPLFTWGRVSSTIELAQAGASLSKIQRRQQRLSLTAQVLQGYFSVLLNEEVIRLHESNVKRAQHHFEVSRKKFDAGIVPRLQMMQAEVQLKNAKTQLQDAEGNLQKSLIYLGKLIGKDEKEIVLADSIRFEPVNFDEKKLIEKALSRRSDLAGLHLRQQMSRSQIQLANSGNKPNLFLFSGYNVTNGFDPMDPEKFVDNYNAGVQLSFPIFDGFATSKKVEQARLDYEVLLEQEKEAREMIKLQLREAIIALRQAEAKISAQKENIRLSRETLKTAEIQYRDGLVASLDVLDAQQMLNQAELLYVQAIFNHIMAKLAICQAVEDFSWFEFAIQ
- a CDS encoding efflux RND transporter permease subunit is translated as MKLAEISIKRNVGTILFTLSVVFLGIISIPRIPVSFWPEFVAPTLIVMAPYPGAGPEEIEEQLAKPLEEEFSTIDGVEEIETTCMEGLCQVYVRFGWGIDFEESKVKVQERTNKARSRFPRGVLEPKVLQVQDFLPPGIELGFRSDTRDLNEIKDFVETNLKNRFLRLKDVATVQIFGGFDQEVAVEVDAGKLAAYGLSLSQISGILASENMDLPAGKLKTGRKNYFVRTTGKFKEIDDIENLIIAAPNGKPIRLKNVAKVHLKNKERQTIIRLNGEPMVGLAVREKSGGNTVTMCDEVKDELKKIRKVLPKDIQMTIIQDQSVFIKNSIQNVVRNAAIGAILASIILLLFLGNLRNTLIIVLSIPISIIGTFFLIDTFGLTINTISLGGLALGVGMIVDSSVVVIENIYRHLRENNSQDRLKTVVDATSEVGIAITASTLTSVVVFFPLAFLMGLFAVLLGELALTIVFALSLSIIVALTIVPMLSYRLMKPEISQSKLGFFLRGWQALFERMLSIYRKTISWSLRHKLLTIFMAILIFIVSIMVLMPLLDVELMPKINQGEFRVELVLPEGSTIEKTDLWIKRIEHDLAGKKEIEQLYTTIGVASARGELKPNYGMINIKLKKEFYSQIASLMDEIRRQWTEIPGTQVRVRQIEVTEGMKREPVNVRIVGDNLQVLEEIGQRAMEKIQPIPGIVNLKSSIQEGFSEFNINVDRVRAADLGLSTTQIAGNVSTALLGAAITKLSSYGKEYDIRVKLNEKQAQSINDILNLPLATPKGVTVPLSAVATVSLERAPSQIKRFDQQRVVEIKADVLGRSQRKVAADVKQKVLQLHLPRDYYITFGGQSKAIRDSFSSLMTALLIAIFLVYVVMGTQFNSFKHPFTIAMTIPLAMIGVLLGLVIFGAALSMNALLGSIMLVGIVVNNGILLIDYITQLRARGYSKNDAIVEAGTVRMRPILITALTTIFAMLPIAVGLGEGGEALQPLGAVVVGGLTTSTFLTLIVVPVVYSAFEGKEKK
- a CDS encoding efflux RND transporter periplasmic adaptor subunit produces the protein MRKLIFLIMILALSLSFCGKKSNESAQVKKEEAIPVYVAKVSEQTIRATILITGEVAPRYKVTVFPRANGLVVKEFVKSGEQVKKDQVLAEVKQDIPGMEYANVKINATVSGIITRDAVDVGDRVSMQTPAYEISRLDPVDVRLNVPEKYLSEIKHGMSMSLMLDAFSGETFQGKIREISPVVDSRSRMLPVKVALKNGDHRLRPGMFARAKLATGSRTGLVVPLDAVVKSGVERFVFVVENNRARLVKVATGEFLDSMVEVTGDLKTDDLVVVMGQNMLSDGTLVKIIEEK
- a CDS encoding cobalamin-independent methionine synthase II family protein — its product is MSANKPEILTTTVGSYPVPAWLAANPSEQALIDAIRVVVDTQRQAGIDLPTDGELYRFDINHPETNGMIDYFVRPLGGIRTQIGRTDWIEFSRRRTMGFRLQPAGVVESEIEEGSLNLYRDWLRTYRIAGKNFKFTLTSPYMLARTLLDRYYKNFEKLTLRLADVLAEQVPDLQCACVQVDEANITGNPEDGDLAAEAINRILDKVRVEKAVHFCFGNYGGQTIQQGNWKKLIRFLNQLRADHLVLEVAHRPESDLDVLQEIDQKIALGIGVIDIKVNHVETPEEVARRIEYAAEKLGQKRIAYVHPDCGFWMLKRSIADRKIVNLVKGRDLFLGI